From the Hymenobacter yonginensis genome, one window contains:
- a CDS encoding NeuD/PglB/VioB family sugar acetyltransferase codes for MENPVIILGAQTVGITALDAFLSNEVVVYCLLDDDTALQNTELLDVPVMGNTDDKELLKLLGKKCEVFVATEDTASRRSLTSMLHDEYQAVPVNAIHQRASVSPHAWLGHGNLVGANAVVSGTAKVGNGCLIGPNAVLDARADLGDYAQLGAGAILNADVVVGEQAFIGAGAIIVAGVKIGNKARVGAGSVVVADVPANQTVFGNPAAKV; via the coding sequence ATGGAAAATCCTGTAATCATACTTGGTGCCCAAACGGTGGGCATCACCGCTCTCGACGCTTTTCTCTCCAATGAGGTGGTGGTCTACTGCCTCCTCGACGACGATACCGCGCTGCAAAACACCGAGCTGCTCGACGTGCCCGTGATGGGCAACACCGACGACAAAGAGCTGCTGAAGCTGCTGGGCAAGAAGTGCGAGGTCTTCGTGGCTACTGAAGACACCGCCAGCCGCCGCAGCCTCACCAGCATGCTCCACGATGAATACCAGGCCGTGCCGGTCAATGCCATTCACCAGCGCGCCAGCGTGTCGCCGCACGCCTGGCTGGGCCACGGCAACCTCGTGGGAGCCAATGCCGTGGTATCCGGCACCGCCAAAGTGGGCAACGGCTGCCTGATCGGGCCCAACGCCGTGCTCGATGCCCGCGCCGACCTCGGCGACTACGCCCAGTTGGGGGCCGGCGCCATCCTCAACGCTGACGTGGTGGTAGGGGAGCAGGCATTCATCGGGGCCGGTGCCATCATCGTGGCCGGCGTCAAGATCGGCAACAAGGCCCGCGTAGGAGCCGGTTCGGTGGTAGTGGCCGACGTGCCCGCCAACCAGACAGTGTTCGGCAACCCTGCTGCCAAGGTTTAA
- a CDS encoding DUF2851 family protein — MQEDFLHYVWQHQYFDKTDLCTTDEQPITVLRPGMRNPDAGPDFLNARLQLGEVEWNGAVEIHLRASDWHRHQHQHDPKYDQVVLHVVYEADQAVQRLDGSEVPALALAPRVASTLLTTYEKLLATAEAPDALPCAPLLSTVPAVTRMSMVERALLERVEQKAQVVEELHQRLGQDWEATAYHTLAAAFGFQKNSEPLARLAKALPLSIVRRHRHDARQLEALLFGQAGFLAETDATRHDAYLAGLRQEFAFLQHKYSLHGTALEAHEWNFLRLRPANFAPVRLAQLAAVLHSRPALFDALLTAADVRTLTQFFQAPTTDYWRQHFRPGVPGKVPALGKSSVQVLITNVVVPLRVAYARHVGQPELVESAVALLSELPAEHNHITDAYATQGFGHRSAADSQGLLALHRGYCTPRCCLHCAIGSRILQRTPAVS; from the coding sequence ATGCAAGAAGATTTCCTCCACTACGTCTGGCAGCATCAGTATTTCGATAAAACCGATTTGTGCACCACCGATGAGCAGCCGATAACCGTGCTGCGCCCCGGCATGCGCAACCCCGACGCCGGCCCCGACTTCCTGAACGCCCGCTTGCAGCTGGGCGAAGTGGAGTGGAACGGCGCGGTGGAAATCCATCTGCGCGCCTCCGACTGGCACCGCCACCAGCACCAGCACGACCCCAAATACGACCAAGTGGTGCTGCACGTGGTGTACGAAGCTGATCAGGCCGTGCAGCGCCTCGACGGCAGCGAAGTACCCGCGCTGGCGCTGGCCCCGCGCGTGGCGTCCACGCTACTGACCACCTACGAGAAGCTGCTAGCCACGGCCGAGGCTCCCGATGCGCTGCCGTGCGCGCCACTGCTGAGCACGGTGCCGGCCGTAACGCGCATGAGCATGGTGGAACGGGCATTGCTGGAGCGGGTGGAGCAGAAAGCCCAAGTGGTGGAAGAGCTGCATCAGCGGCTGGGGCAGGACTGGGAGGCCACCGCCTACCACACGCTGGCGGCGGCTTTCGGCTTTCAGAAAAACAGTGAGCCGCTGGCCCGCTTGGCCAAGGCCCTGCCGCTAAGTATCGTGCGCCGCCACCGCCACGATGCGCGGCAGCTAGAGGCCCTGCTGTTCGGGCAGGCCGGCTTCCTGGCTGAAACTGACGCCACCCGCCACGATGCCTATCTGGCCGGGCTGCGGCAGGAGTTTGCGTTTCTGCAGCACAAGTACAGCCTGCACGGCACGGCGCTGGAGGCGCATGAGTGGAACTTCCTGCGGCTGCGGCCAGCCAATTTCGCGCCGGTGCGGCTGGCCCAGCTGGCCGCCGTGCTGCACTCCCGCCCCGCGCTGTTCGACGCCCTACTCACGGCCGCCGACGTCCGTACCCTCACCCAGTTCTTCCAGGCCCCGACCACCGACTACTGGCGGCAGCACTTCCGGCCCGGCGTGCCCGGCAAGGTGCCGGCGCTGGGCAAAAGCAGCGTGCAGGTGCTGATAACCAATGTAGTGGTGCCGCTGCGGGTGGCCTATGCCCGGCACGTAGGCCAGCCGGAGCTGGTGGAAAGCGCCGTGGCGCTGCTCAGCGAGCTGCCCGCCGAGCACAACCACATTACCGACGCCTACGCAACCCAGGGCTTCGGCCACCGCAGCGCCGCCGACTCGCAGGGGCTGCTGGCGCTGCACCGCGGCTACTGCACGCCGCGTTGCTGCCTGCACTGCGCCATCGGCAGCCGGATTTTGCAACGAACCCCGGCTGTTTCGTGA
- a CDS encoding cytochrome-c peroxidase, giving the protein MKALRTSAALFLTVVLFQQCAKDSSETTQPTYEAVKAAFGSKLDLNQLADYANQPRPAYITKDNTGSNRISNEKATVGRVLFYDKSLSIDNTVSCGSCHRQELAFGDAELASKGVSGGLTGRHAMRLVNARFGRETKFFWDERASSLEEQATQPIKDHAEMGFSGQSGRPNMAALLSKLQGMGYYQELFQFAYGSPTITEPKLQECLAQFIRSIQSFDSRYDAGRALAANDQQNFANFTAQENAGKNLFLAPPVFDATGNRIAGGLGCNGCHNAPEFDIDPNTGNNGIIGVLNGTGIDVNNTRVPTLRDMLNGSGNLHTQLMHTGGITTLQAAIGHYGTINLAPGNNRLDPRLRPNGFGQKLNLTAAEVNSLSAFLKTLTGTNVYTDPKWSTPF; this is encoded by the coding sequence ATGAAAGCTTTACGAACGTCCGCCGCCCTGTTTCTGACGGTGGTACTTTTCCAGCAGTGCGCCAAAGATTCAAGCGAAACCACGCAGCCCACTTACGAAGCCGTGAAAGCCGCTTTCGGCAGCAAGCTCGACCTCAACCAGCTGGCCGACTACGCCAACCAGCCCCGGCCGGCCTACATCACCAAAGATAACACCGGCAGCAACCGCATCAGCAACGAGAAGGCCACGGTGGGCCGGGTGCTGTTCTATGACAAGAGCCTGAGCATCGACAATACAGTATCGTGCGGGAGCTGCCACCGGCAGGAGCTGGCCTTCGGGGATGCCGAGCTGGCCAGCAAAGGCGTGAGTGGCGGCCTGACCGGCCGACACGCCATGCGCCTGGTAAATGCGCGGTTTGGCCGGGAAACCAAGTTTTTCTGGGATGAGCGGGCTAGCTCGCTGGAGGAGCAGGCCACGCAGCCCATTAAGGACCACGCCGAAATGGGCTTTAGCGGCCAGAGCGGCCGGCCCAACATGGCGGCGCTGCTGAGCAAGCTGCAGGGCATGGGCTACTACCAGGAGCTGTTTCAGTTTGCCTACGGCAGCCCCACCATCACCGAGCCGAAGCTGCAAGAGTGCCTGGCGCAGTTTATCCGCAGCATCCAGTCGTTTGATTCGCGCTATGATGCGGGCCGGGCGCTGGCCGCCAACGACCAGCAGAACTTCGCCAACTTCACGGCCCAGGAAAACGCGGGAAAGAACCTGTTTCTGGCGCCGCCCGTCTTCGACGCCACCGGCAACCGCATAGCCGGCGGCCTGGGCTGCAACGGCTGCCACAACGCCCCGGAGTTCGACATCGACCCCAACACCGGCAACAACGGCATCATTGGGGTGCTGAACGGCACAGGCATCGACGTGAACAACACCCGCGTGCCCACGCTGCGCGACATGCTCAATGGCAGCGGCAACCTGCATACTCAGCTCATGCACACCGGGGGCATCACCACGCTGCAGGCGGCCATCGGCCACTACGGCACCATCAACCTGGCGCCCGGCAACAACCGCCTGGACCCACGCCTGCGCCCCAACGGCTTCGGCCAGAAGCTGAACCTGACGGCCGCCGAGGTGAATTCGCTGTCGGCCTTTCTGAAAACGCTGACGGGCACCAACGTATACACCGACCCCAAGTGGAGCACGCCTTTCTAG
- a CDS encoding DUF6044 family protein, translating into MPASNPSDSFRLPPLVLAVLGLLLFVLPYGILRAHSYVTIDDNLDAELNIPYLLVQQGVALDYRPQTVVPALMDGLPRNALRPGLSATVGLFALLPPWAAYLVQQALVRLLGLLALYALLRQELLPERRQRRVAAGVVLAWALLPLYSMYGLSVLGQPALLLAFLAVRRGAARWWHWLLIAAFPLWTMFVFVGPFVLAALGALWLHDWWRQGRPHWPFLGALLLLLAVYLVVEWPLFYSLLVARQFVPHRVEFDLAQLTPLGLKTGLRGAVQFFLFGQYHASRFLRVAVLLAVAAAVALAPAGQRATRARQLGGWLLALAALAVFSGFYPQLVSWGQHRLPILGVFNFGRLHFLAPLLWFWLLALALRYLSGRWQAVVVGLQLLIGLGMNPEWLNNLRELAGRPNPHEPNYMAYVAPELFEQVQQAIRQQTGLEPAQYRVASLGLPPAVAQLNNFYTLDSYQNNYPLPYKHRFRPIIAGELAKNDTLRRYFDAWGNRCYLFSSELGKDFRVGAFQQRTVQSFAFDAAAFRQLGGRYVLSAARLATPARSGLRLAGEFGQPNAYWHIWLYEVE; encoded by the coding sequence GTGCCTGCTTCAAATCCTTCTGATTCGTTTCGGCTTCCGCCGCTGGTGCTGGCGGTGCTGGGCTTGCTGCTGTTTGTACTTCCATACGGCATTTTGCGGGCTCACAGTTACGTTACCATCGACGATAATCTGGATGCGGAGCTGAATATTCCATATCTGCTTGTGCAGCAAGGGGTTGCGCTGGACTACCGCCCGCAGACTGTGGTGCCGGCCCTGATGGACGGGCTGCCCCGCAACGCCCTGCGCCCGGGCCTGAGCGCCACGGTTGGGCTGTTTGCCCTGCTGCCGCCATGGGCCGCCTATCTGGTGCAGCAGGCCCTAGTGCGGCTGCTGGGGCTGCTGGCCTTATATGCACTACTGCGGCAGGAGCTGCTGCCTGAGCGGCGGCAGCGGCGGGTGGCAGCCGGAGTGGTACTGGCCTGGGCGTTGCTGCCGCTCTACTCGATGTACGGATTGTCGGTGCTGGGGCAACCGGCGCTGCTGCTGGCGTTTCTGGCCGTGCGGCGCGGCGCGGCCCGGTGGTGGCACTGGCTGCTGATTGCCGCCTTTCCGCTCTGGACGATGTTCGTGTTTGTAGGGCCGTTTGTGCTGGCGGCGCTGGGCGCCCTCTGGCTGCATGACTGGTGGCGGCAGGGGCGGCCCCACTGGCCCTTCCTGGGCGCGCTGCTTCTATTGCTGGCTGTGTACCTAGTAGTGGAGTGGCCGCTGTTCTATTCGCTGCTGGTGGCCCGGCAGTTTGTGCCGCACCGCGTGGAGTTCGACTTGGCTCAGCTGACGCCGCTGGGTCTGAAAACGGGGTTGCGCGGCGCCGTTCAGTTTTTTCTGTTCGGGCAGTACCACGCCAGCCGGTTTCTGCGGGTGGCGGTGCTGCTGGCCGTGGCGGCCGCCGTGGCGTTGGCCCCGGCCGGGCAGCGGGCGACGCGGGCGCGGCAACTGGGCGGCTGGCTGCTGGCGCTGGCGGCGCTGGCGGTGTTCAGCGGCTTCTATCCGCAGCTGGTGTCCTGGGGGCAGCATCGGCTGCCGATTCTGGGCGTGTTCAACTTCGGGCGGCTGCATTTTCTGGCGCCGCTGCTGTGGTTCTGGCTGCTGGCGTTGGCGTTGCGCTACCTGAGTGGCCGCTGGCAGGCGGTGGTGGTAGGGCTGCAGCTGCTGATCGGGCTGGGGATGAATCCGGAGTGGCTCAATAATCTGCGCGAGTTGGCCGGCCGCCCCAATCCGCATGAGCCCAACTATATGGCCTACGTGGCTCCGGAGCTGTTTGAGCAGGTGCAGCAGGCCATCCGGCAGCAAACGGGCCTGGAACCGGCGCAGTACCGCGTGGCCAGCCTGGGTTTGCCGCCAGCCGTGGCCCAGCTCAACAACTTCTACACTCTCGACTCTTATCAGAACAACTACCCGCTGCCCTACAAGCACCGCTTCCGCCCAATAATAGCGGGGGAGCTGGCTAAAAATGACACCCTGCGCCGCTACTTCGATGCCTGGGGCAACCGCTGCTACCTGTTTTCCAGTGAGCTAGGCAAGGATTTCCGGGTGGGTGCGTTTCAGCAACGCACAGTGCAGAGTTTCGCCTTCGATGCCGCTGCTTTCCGGCAGCTGGGCGGGCGCTACGTGCTGTCGGCGGCCCGGCTGGCTACGCCTGCCCGCAGCGGATTGCGGCTGGCCGGCGAGTTCGGCCAGCCTAACGCTTATTGGCACATCTGGCTGTATGAGGTGGAGTGA
- a CDS encoding LolA family protein, producing MKKYLALLALSVSLSSAASAQQDPKAGKILDQMSAKYQAMKAFRANFTQTLENDATKVKENLSGDILVSGQKFRLKISGQEVINNGQTVWTYMKSENEVNISDFEADEQEISPSQIYTLYKKGYKYSYVQEAKENGEAVDVIELSPEDRSNPVFKVRLKVSKVDKSVKSWQMFKKNGNRYTFKINKFTPNVPVDATTFNFDKSKYKGVKVIDLR from the coding sequence ATGAAAAAATACCTCGCCCTGCTTGCTCTTTCCGTGTCGCTCTCGTCGGCTGCTTCTGCGCAGCAGGACCCCAAAGCCGGCAAGATTCTCGACCAGATGAGCGCCAAGTATCAGGCCATGAAAGCTTTCCGGGCTAACTTCACCCAGACGCTGGAAAACGACGCCACAAAGGTGAAGGAAAACCTGAGCGGCGACATTCTGGTGAGCGGCCAGAAGTTCCGGCTGAAAATCAGCGGCCAGGAGGTCATCAACAACGGCCAGACAGTCTGGACATACATGAAGTCGGAAAACGAGGTGAACATCTCGGACTTCGAGGCCGACGAACAGGAAATCTCGCCTTCGCAGATCTACACGCTCTATAAGAAAGGCTACAAGTACTCCTACGTGCAGGAAGCCAAGGAAAACGGTGAGGCCGTGGACGTGATTGAGCTGTCGCCGGAAGACCGCAGCAACCCCGTGTTCAAGGTGCGTCTGAAGGTGAGCAAGGTAGACAAGTCGGTGAAGAGCTGGCAGATGTTCAAGAAGAACGGCAACCGCTATACCTTCAAGATCAACAAGTTTACCCCGAACGTGCCCGTGGATGCCACCACGTTCAACTTCGACAAGTCGAAATACAAAGGCGTGAAGGTTATCGACCTGCGCTAA
- the xerD gene encoding site-specific tyrosine recombinase XerD codes for MSTWSITIRQFEGYLQLEKSLSGNSVEAYVRDVSKLHHFLQIRHLPNSPKEVTAELLREFLAYLGELGLSATSQARILSGIKAFFSFMIMEDLLTHDPTDTLEAPKTGRKLPDTLSYDEIVQLLDGIDLSTPEGTRNRAMLEVLYSSGLRVSELTGLRLSNVYADQGFVRVTGKGNKERLVPIGRDALKHLGLYLQGIRCHLDIKPGHEDFVFLNKRGSSLSRVTVFTVIKAAADKAGVRKSISPHTFRHSFATHLIEGGADLRAVQEMLGHESITTTEIYTHLDRDYLRQVITAFHPRS; via the coding sequence ATGTCCACCTGGTCCATTACTATTCGGCAGTTTGAAGGCTATCTGCAGCTGGAGAAGTCGTTGTCGGGCAATTCAGTGGAAGCCTACGTGCGCGACGTAAGCAAGCTGCACCACTTCCTGCAAATCCGGCACCTGCCCAATTCGCCCAAGGAAGTGACGGCCGAGCTGCTGCGCGAATTTCTGGCCTACCTCGGCGAACTGGGGCTGAGTGCCACCTCGCAGGCGCGCATTCTGTCCGGCATCAAGGCCTTTTTCAGCTTCATGATTATGGAGGACCTGCTCACGCACGACCCCACCGATACGCTGGAAGCGCCCAAAACCGGCCGCAAGCTGCCCGACACGCTCAGCTACGACGAAATCGTGCAGCTGCTGGACGGCATCGACCTGAGCACGCCCGAAGGCACCCGCAACCGCGCTATGCTGGAAGTGCTGTATTCCTCGGGCCTGCGCGTGAGCGAGCTGACTGGCCTGCGCCTGTCCAACGTCTACGCCGATCAAGGCTTCGTGCGCGTGACCGGCAAAGGCAATAAGGAGCGGCTGGTGCCCATCGGGCGCGACGCGCTGAAGCACCTGGGGCTCTACCTGCAAGGCATCCGCTGCCACCTCGACATCAAGCCGGGCCACGAGGACTTCGTGTTTCTTAACAAGCGCGGCAGCAGCTTGTCGCGCGTCACGGTGTTCACGGTCATTAAAGCCGCCGCCGATAAGGCTGGGGTGCGCAAGAGCATCAGCCCGCACACGTTCCGGCATTCCTTCGCCACGCACCTCATAGAAGGCGGCGCCGACCTGCGGGCCGTGCAGGAAATGCTGGGCCATGAAAGCATCACGACCACCGAAATCTACACCCACCTCGACCGCGACTACCTGCGGCAGGTGATTACGGCCTTTCATCCGCGCAGCTGA
- the trhO gene encoding oxygen-dependent tRNA uridine(34) hydroxylase TrhO translates to MDYHVLLYYCYTPIADPEQFREEHHRLCLRLNLRGRIIVAPEGLNGTVSGTVADCAEYMREVKADPRFAALEFKIEDAPAHTFQKLHVRVKPEIVHVGLPHIKPYERTGIHLSPQEFKALKDQDDVVVLDVRSDYEHELGRFKNAVTLDIENFREFPDKVAELEQYKGKKVLTYCTGGIKCEKASAFLLEQGFEDVYQLHGGIIKYGLEAGGEDFDGKCYVFDGRVAVDVNSVNPTVISQCHHCHTPSDRMVNCANPTCNAHVPLCEACGQQLEGACSVACQEHPAKRPYDGTGTYPKISNHYRPEQGLISYRAPVK, encoded by the coding sequence ATGGACTACCACGTTCTGCTCTATTACTGCTACACGCCGATTGCCGATCCGGAACAGTTCCGCGAGGAGCACCACCGGCTGTGTTTGCGCCTGAACCTGCGGGGCCGCATCATTGTGGCGCCTGAGGGCCTTAACGGCACCGTGTCGGGCACCGTAGCTGACTGCGCCGAGTATATGCGGGAGGTGAAGGCCGACCCGCGTTTTGCGGCGCTGGAATTCAAGATCGAAGACGCGCCGGCTCACACGTTCCAGAAGCTGCACGTGCGCGTGAAGCCCGAAATCGTGCACGTCGGGCTGCCTCACATCAAGCCTTACGAGCGCACTGGCATCCACCTGTCGCCCCAAGAGTTCAAGGCTCTGAAAGACCAGGACGACGTGGTGGTGCTGGATGTGCGCTCCGATTATGAGCACGAGCTGGGCCGCTTCAAAAACGCCGTGACGCTCGACATCGAGAACTTCCGCGAGTTCCCGGACAAGGTGGCCGAACTGGAGCAGTATAAGGGCAAGAAGGTGCTGACCTACTGCACCGGCGGCATCAAGTGCGAAAAAGCCTCAGCCTTTCTGCTGGAGCAAGGTTTCGAGGACGTGTATCAGCTGCACGGCGGCATCATCAAGTACGGCCTGGAGGCCGGCGGTGAGGATTTCGACGGCAAATGCTACGTGTTCGATGGCCGCGTGGCCGTAGACGTGAACAGCGTCAACCCTACCGTTATCAGCCAGTGCCACCACTGCCACACGCCCTCCGACCGGATGGTGAACTGCGCTAATCCGACCTGCAACGCCCACGTGCCGCTCTGCGAAGCCTGCGGCCAGCAGCTGGAAGGCGCCTGCTCGGTGGCCTGCCAGGAGCACCCCGCCAAGCGCCCCTACGATGGCACCGGTACCTACCCCAAAATCAGCAACCACTACCGCCCCGAGCAGGGCCTGATTTCGTATCGGGCTCCGGTTAAGTAG
- a CDS encoding FtsK/SpoIIIE family DNA translocase: protein MAKNTYKQDATHPSRANEPRPTRAPQPRSAAPEPAAPRENRRASAEPKAAPKPPRKPLKLPSLNLGAMFGFLRDRRFQLFLGFFFLLASLYLTFAFFSFLFTGHADQSVVEGLDHTPVKEAGQQSGNWLGLVGAFLAQLLIYKGFGVAAFALIPIVFFLGYKIVFRRAGVSVSYVLALCLFIMGWLSVLLGYVVLTMQAPDADPTLGYRLDFLSGGIGYEAAVWLDSLIGWGTVLLLAFLLISFVVFFFNVTSVTLPRFGAEGEEPDLEPAAAEQSARPAMAATAPFEEDEPEPDMGFVVRDTRPVVVAPAAAFTEDEPEDEPYTMPDAPTVTTGPVASPAFSVAPATAAVVGAGAATLATAAGTAVPMSVAAAGATVSAASAAASMAAGGATAAAPKGPSFSIEAPADPEPLAVAPSRVPTPLSLSDLVDDDTPLPITNNEQRTTNIEAPALQITEKPGELDPAAGADMARIADDDEDMDTMPAVNYDPTLDLSRYQYPTLELLNDYGVAKAQVTKEELEANKDRIVETLGHYGINIASIKATIGPTVTLYEIVPDAGVRISKIKSLEDDIALSLAALGIRIIAPIPGKGTIGIEVPNTKKEMVSIRSVFATEKFAHTEMDLPIAFGRTITNEVFVVDLAKMPHLLMAGATGQGKSVGLNVILASLLYKRHPAQLKFVLVDPKKVELSIFNKIERHFLAKLPDTDEAIITDTKKVVNTLNSLCMEMDRRYDLLKDAGCRNLKEYNRKFIERRLNPKKGHRFMPFIVLVIDELADLMMTAGKEVETPIARLAQLARAIGIHLIVATQRPSVNVITGIIKANFPCRISFKVTSKIDSRTILDAGGADQLVGQGDMLISQGSDIIRVQCAFIDTPEVDRLCDYIGEQQGYPDAYLLPEVVGESGGGSGDMEDMDPSQRDAMFEEAARVIVTHQQGSTSLLQRRLKLGYNRAGRLIDQLEHAGIVGPFEGSKAREVLIPDEYSLEQLLNTLPK from the coding sequence ATGGCAAAAAATACCTACAAGCAAGACGCAACCCATCCCAGCCGGGCTAATGAGCCCCGGCCAACCCGTGCCCCGCAGCCTCGCTCGGCCGCGCCCGAACCGGCCGCGCCCCGCGAAAACCGCCGGGCCTCGGCCGAGCCAAAGGCGGCCCCCAAGCCGCCGCGTAAGCCCCTGAAGCTGCCGTCGTTGAACCTGGGCGCCATGTTTGGCTTCCTGCGCGACCGGCGGTTTCAGCTGTTTCTGGGCTTCTTTTTCCTGCTGGCCTCACTCTACCTGACCTTTGCCTTCTTCTCGTTCCTGTTCACCGGCCACGCCGACCAGAGCGTGGTGGAAGGCCTCGACCATACGCCGGTGAAGGAAGCCGGGCAGCAGTCGGGCAACTGGCTGGGACTGGTGGGGGCTTTTCTGGCTCAACTGCTGATTTACAAGGGCTTCGGCGTGGCGGCCTTCGCCCTGATTCCGATTGTCTTCTTCCTGGGCTACAAGATTGTGTTCCGGCGCGCGGGCGTGTCGGTGAGCTACGTGCTGGCGCTGTGCCTGTTCATTATGGGCTGGCTGAGCGTGCTGCTGGGCTACGTGGTGCTCACTATGCAGGCCCCCGACGCCGACCCCACCCTGGGCTACCGCCTCGACTTCCTGAGCGGCGGCATCGGCTATGAAGCCGCCGTCTGGCTCGATAGCCTCATCGGCTGGGGCACGGTGCTGCTGCTGGCCTTCCTGCTGATTTCCTTCGTGGTGTTCTTCTTCAACGTTACGTCCGTGACGCTGCCGCGCTTTGGGGCAGAAGGGGAGGAGCCGGACCTGGAGCCTGCCGCCGCCGAGCAGTCGGCGCGCCCGGCTATGGCGGCCACGGCACCTTTCGAGGAAGACGAGCCGGAGCCGGATATGGGCTTCGTGGTGCGCGATACGCGCCCCGTGGTCGTGGCCCCCGCTGCTGCTTTCACCGAGGACGAGCCGGAAGATGAACCTTACACCATGCCCGACGCGCCGACCGTAACGACCGGTCCGGTGGCTTCGCCCGCGTTCAGCGTGGCGCCGGCCACCGCTGCTGTTGTTGGCGCCGGTGCCGCCACCCTGGCCACCGCGGCTGGCACGGCCGTGCCCATGAGCGTAGCGGCGGCCGGTGCCACGGTAAGCGCGGCCAGCGCCGCGGCTTCCATGGCTGCCGGAGGTGCTACTGCTGCCGCCCCCAAAGGCCCCAGCTTCTCCATCGAAGCGCCCGCCGACCCGGAGCCGCTGGCCGTGGCTCCGTCGCGGGTGCCCACGCCGCTTTCCCTCTCCGACCTCGTAGACGACGACACGCCGCTGCCCATCACAAACAACGAGCAACGAACAACCAACATCGAAGCACCGGCCCTGCAGATTACTGAGAAGCCCGGCGAGCTGGACCCCGCCGCCGGCGCCGACATGGCCCGCATTGCCGACGATGACGAGGACATGGACACCATGCCCGCCGTCAACTACGACCCCACGCTGGACCTCTCGCGCTACCAGTACCCCACGCTGGAGTTGCTCAACGACTACGGCGTGGCCAAGGCGCAGGTAACCAAGGAAGAGCTGGAGGCCAACAAGGACCGCATTGTGGAGACGCTGGGCCACTACGGCATCAACATCGCCAGCATCAAGGCCACCATCGGCCCCACGGTCACGCTCTACGAAATCGTGCCCGACGCCGGGGTGCGCATCTCCAAAATCAAAAGCCTCGAAGACGATATTGCCCTGAGCCTCGCCGCCCTCGGCATCCGGATTATCGCCCCGATTCCGGGCAAGGGTACCATCGGTATCGAGGTGCCGAATACCAAGAAGGAGATGGTAAGTATTCGGTCGGTTTTCGCCACCGAGAAGTTCGCCCACACCGAAATGGATTTGCCGATTGCCTTCGGCCGCACCATTACCAACGAGGTGTTTGTGGTGGACCTGGCCAAGATGCCCCACTTGTTGATGGCCGGGGCCACCGGCCAGGGTAAATCGGTGGGTCTGAACGTGATTCTGGCCTCGCTGCTTTACAAGCGTCACCCGGCTCAGCTCAAGTTCGTGCTCGTTGACCCCAAAAAGGTGGAACTGAGCATCTTCAACAAGATTGAGCGCCACTTCCTGGCCAAGCTGCCTGACACCGACGAGGCCATCATCACCGACACCAAGAAGGTGGTGAACACGCTCAACTCGCTGTGCATGGAAATGGACCGCCGCTACGACCTGCTCAAGGACGCCGGCTGCCGCAACCTCAAGGAGTACAACCGAAAGTTCATCGAGCGCCGCCTCAACCCCAAGAAGGGCCACCGCTTCATGCCCTTCATCGTGCTGGTGATTGACGAGCTGGCCGACCTGATGATGACCGCCGGCAAGGAGGTGGAAACCCCGATTGCCCGCCTCGCGCAGCTGGCCCGCGCCATCGGTATTCACCTGATTGTGGCCACCCAGCGCCCCAGCGTCAACGTCATTACCGGCATCATCAAGGCCAACTTCCCCTGCCGGATTTCCTTCAAGGTGACCAGCAAAATCGACTCGCGCACCATTCTCGACGCCGGTGGCGCCGACCAGCTGGTGGGCCAGGGCGACATGCTGATTTCTCAAGGCTCCGACATCATCCGGGTGCAGTGCGCGTTCATCGACACGCCCGAAGTGGACCGCCTCTGCGACTACATCGGCGAGCAGCAGGGCTACCCCGACGCCTATCTGCTGCCCGAAGTGGTGGGCGAAAGCGGCGGCGGCAGCGGCGACATGGAAGACATGGACCCCTCGCAGCGCGACGCCATGTTCGAGGAAGCGGCCCGCGTTATCGTCACGCACCAGCAGGGCAGCACCTCGCTGCTGCAGCGCCGCCTGAAGCTCGGCTACAACCGCGCCGGCCGCCTCATCGACCAGCTGGAGCACGCCGGCATCGTGGGGCCGTTTGAGGGCAGCAAGGCCCGCGAAGTATTAATTCCGGACGAGTACAGTTTGGAACAGTTGTTGAATACCCTGCCCAAGTAA